In Mycobacterium tuberculosis H37Rv, a single window of DNA contains:
- a CDS encoding transferase — protein sequence MFVEYTKSICPVCKVVVDAQVNIRHDKVYLRKRCREHGSFEALVYGDAQMYLESARFNKPGTFPLRFQTEVRDGCPSDCGLCPDHKQHACLGLIEVNTHCNLDCPICFADSGHQPDGYAITAAQCERMLDTLVAAEGEPEVVMFSGGEPTIHKQLLEFVDAAQARPVKTVIINTNGIRLASDRRFVDQLATRNRPGHPVHIYLQFDGLDEATHRRIRGHDLRDVKQRALDNCAAAGLTVSLVAAVERGLNEHELGAVIRHGMAQPGVQPVVFQPVTHAGRHVQFDPLTRLTNSDIIACITAQLPEWFRPGDFFPVPCCFPSCRSITYLLTDGEHVVPIPRLLNVEDYLDYVSNRVIPDLAIREALENLWSASAVPGTDTMTAQLQRATAALNCAEGCGINLPEALTHLTDRVFAIVIQDFQDPYTLNVKQLMKCCVQQITPDGRLIPFCAYNSVGYREQVREQLTGVPVPDIVPNAIPLAGLLADAPHGSKQANTGGSIARLAGPTRGAPMALPPQQIKACCADAYSRDIVALLLGDSFHPGGATLTRRLADQLGLRSTGDPRRVADIAAGPGASARLLASDYGVAVDGVDISEINVKRAQAAVAQTGLTERVRFHLGDAESVPLPDDTFDALVCECAFCTFPDKNAAAQQFARILRPGGLAGITDVTVGDGGLPAELTPLAAWVACIADARTVTDYTDILEGAGLRTRHIESHDESLLDMIDRIDARITALHVAAPEILADNGIRHDSVRDFTALARAAVQTGRIGYTLMIAEKP from the coding sequence ATGTTCGTCGAATACACCAAGAGCATCTGCCCCGTCTGCAAGGTCGTGGTCGACGCCCAGGTCAATATCCGCCACGACAAGGTGTATTTGCGTAAGCGCTGCCGCGAGCACGGAAGTTTCGAGGCCCTGGTGTACGGGGATGCCCAGATGTATTTGGAATCAGCACGATTCAACAAACCGGGCACCTTTCCGCTGCGGTTTCAGACCGAGGTGCGCGACGGCTGTCCCAGTGACTGCGGGCTGTGCCCGGACCACAAGCAACACGCCTGCCTGGGGTTGATCGAGGTCAACACACACTGCAACCTGGACTGCCCGATCTGTTTCGCCGACTCTGGCCACCAACCCGACGGCTACGCCATCACCGCGGCGCAGTGTGAACGGATGCTCGACACGCTCGTTGCCGCCGAGGGTGAACCCGAAGTGGTGATGTTCTCCGGTGGCGAACCGACCATCCACAAACAACTCCTCGAGTTCGTCGACGCCGCCCAGGCCCGCCCGGTCAAGACCGTCATCATCAACACCAACGGCATCCGGCTGGCCTCCGACCGGCGATTCGTCGACCAGCTCGCCACCCGCAACCGTCCCGGCCACCCCGTGCACATCTACCTGCAGTTCGACGGCCTGGACGAGGCAACACATCGTCGAATCCGGGGCCACGATCTGCGGGACGTAAAGCAGCGGGCCCTGGACAACTGCGCCGCGGCGGGCCTGACCGTCAGCCTGGTGGCCGCGGTGGAACGCGGCCTCAACGAGCACGAGCTCGGCGCGGTCATCCGCCACGGCATGGCGCAGCCCGGAGTGCAACCGGTGGTATTTCAGCCGGTCACCCACGCCGGCCGGCATGTGCAGTTCGACCCGCTGACCCGACTGACCAACTCCGACATCATCGCCTGCATCACCGCGCAACTGCCCGAATGGTTCAGGCCCGGTGACTTCTTTCCGGTGCCATGCTGCTTCCCCAGCTGCCGATCGATCACCTACCTGCTCACCGACGGGGAGCATGTGGTCCCGATTCCGCGGCTGCTCAATGTCGAGGACTACCTCGACTACGTCTCCAACCGGGTGATCCCTGACCTGGCGATCCGCGAAGCCTTGGAGAACTTGTGGTCGGCGTCGGCGGTGCCAGGCACCGACACCATGACCGCACAGCTACAGCGGGCTACCGCCGCCCTGAACTGCGCCGAGGGCTGCGGGATCAACCTGCCCGAGGCCCTCACGCACCTCACCGACCGGGTCTTCGCCATCGTCATCCAAGACTTCCAGGATCCCTACACCCTCAACGTCAAACAGCTGATGAAATGCTGCGTGCAACAGATCACCCCGGACGGACGGCTGATCCCGTTCTGCGCCTACAACTCGGTCGGCTATCGAGAGCAGGTGCGTGAACAGCTCACCGGGGTACCGGTACCCGACATTGTGCCCAATGCCATCCCACTCGCCGGGTTGCTGGCGGACGCACCACACGGATCAAAACAGGCCAATACCGGTGGGAGTATCGCCAGGCTCGCGGGGCCAACCCGAGGTGCGCCGATGGCACTGCCACCACAGCAGATCAAAGCGTGTTGCGCCGACGCCTATTCCCGCGACATCGTCGCCTTGCTACTCGGTGACTCCTTTCACCCGGGCGGCGCGACATTGACCCGTAGGTTGGCTGACCAACTCGGGCTGAGGTCGACAGGCGACCCGCGGCGGGTCGCCGACATCGCCGCCGGGCCCGGCGCCTCCGCACGGCTGCTGGCCAGCGACTACGGTGTGGCTGTCGACGGGGTCGACATCAGCGAGATCAACGTGAAGCGCGCCCAAGCCGCCGTCGCGCAAACCGGCCTGACCGAGCGGGTGCGCTTCCACCTGGGCGACGCCGAATCAGTCCCGTTGCCCGACGACACATTCGACGCGCTGGTGTGCGAGTGCGCGTTCTGCACATTCCCGGACAAGAACGCCGCCGCCCAGCAGTTCGCTCGGATTCTGCGTCCTGGTGGCCTGGCCGGCATCACCGATGTCACTGTCGGGGACGGCGGCCTGCCGGCGGAGCTGACCCCATTGGCCGCGTGGGTCGCCTGCATCGCCGACGCCCGAACCGTCACCGACTACACCGACATCCTCGAAGGGGCCGGATTGCGCACCCGCCACATCGAGTCTCATGACGAGAGC